The Biomphalaria glabrata chromosome 1, xgBioGlab47.1, whole genome shotgun sequence sequence ttgagtttttgaggctgaaaacctctctcttcaatattattctaaagcaaactaaattcaccaaattctatgagcttagctaaagcgttttttaattaaaaaaacaaactacagagattttttagtttagaacCCCCcaaagatgattttgacgataaaacttcccttttcaatataaaatctaaagcaaactacagtcacctaatttcaagagcgtagccaagagaggttacacatttctaccagtgactgggctccattaatacattgcagtgaatagtcatctgccgaaattaaaaaagactaaatgtggctcatcAAAGATGGATAAGACGGATTTtaagagtcagttatagagatcgggtctcaatcaaggaaatcctatgacgaactgggagtcgaccccttagtaaggttgtgacagagcgtcgcatgagatttGCGGGATATGTTCTCCGActaaataaattacgcataataagagttgcgatgacacgGAGACCACTACGAGAAAAGaccaaacagggacatcctagtacaacttcacgccacactttcatggagaacctcagagcaggtgggaagaggcttcagacattgtcaGTGACAGATTTATGTGGCAACAGCTttccgcccaatgcgccgagcggcgcgggaggatctaagtcagtaagaatagcccATTaggtttttaactttttaatagcaggataatgcatgtagatacctcagaatatgtattttgttgggttttaataccagaaatagtgtttggcggcggggcttcgccatGCGTTGGGGGAGCTTGCAGCGATCCACCAGACCAACTTGCTGGAAAGGGccgggagtctacaatttttcaactaactccaggaagaacctacaATAAAAGTCTGCCGAAAGAATGAATAAAGATTAATTgttataaaacacacacacacacatatacacacacacacacatatatatatatatatatatatatatatatatatatatatatatatatatatatatatatatatatacaaatatacaaattaTTCTCTTATTATTAATCAGTTGGTCTGCATACGTCTATCTACCTGAACATTTTTAAGTTTACACATCTATGagataaaagtattaaataaacatttctcatggataataaagatattattattattaatttattattaatctgtttTCTATATGTATAATTTTGCTTCACAGTATTCGTTACAAAAAGGTCAAGGGTGGAATAAAAAGTTGCCTAACAGGTGGCATGGTAAAGTACGTACAAGAACTCGTTTAGTCAGATACaatatttgttctttttttatttctcctcttatcttatcttatcgttcGTAAATGACGTCACTcaaaaaatgaccttttttttgaccccccccctccccccttgtCACAAAATATCActaattctcccccctcccccatgtgcgtcacaacacaaaataaaaaaaaattatttatttcaaattatttatttctcatCATTTGTTTCCCAAAAAGGTTTCATGTGCTCATCGAGAGTATACACCGGAAGATTTTCTTCTTCTGTTTGAGGAGCTGACTCGGAAATGAAATTGTTTAGCGACAAATAATTGAAAGATCATGCGGATGTTTCACTCGTTAACATCTGTGTGTTGATGAATGTTCGTTGATGAATTAAAGTTTTTATGCGATGTCACAGCTGAGCTTTCGATAAATAAATTGAATTGaacttttttctccatttgaTGTTTTCAGGCTAGAGATTTGAATTGTCAAAAAACACGTTGATGTCGTTATTTTTTCTGGAAATTTAAGATTTTAGTATTTTTGAGAAGAACAACGTGAAATTCTCAGTCGGCAGTGCCAACAGTTGAACTCCTCAAACAAGACTGAAATATCTCTCTATTTTCAATGCTTCTTCTTTGAGAATAAAACTATCTGAGACGTGCATGTTGAAATGAGTACCTAAAAAGTGTTATTATTTTTCGAAGATTTTTGaagattttgtgttttttttctgaattttaaatttgtgaCGACACAAAATCGCTaacccccctccctttcccctTGTCACAAAGTGTCACATTTTCTCAAACCTCCCTCCCCCTAGAGCGTGACATCATTTACGAACGAcagctaaacatttttttagaaaagaaatagCAAAACATGTtcccaatgtttttttttgagtacactaggttttggtgggccacagatacagatgacttttatatctatatatcgcaaagtctgaaaaggaaattaactttttttctatacTTGCTCTAAGTGTTTAATgaattgcgtttttttttttaaaaatatacaccTCTCTTAGGGCATCCAAATATCTAAGGCCGTCCCTGTAACGGCACTTTGTTTTGTGATATAATTTTTTAGaagtctactttttttttatatatgctGTGAtggaaaagtgtgtgtgtgtgtgtgtgtgggggggtagCTTAGGTCAATTTGAGCCCGCACTACCTGATTAAAAATGAACTAAGTTACTCTAGTTGGCTCCCGTGGAGAAAGACATTTCTTTTTGGTTCTTGGCTTTGGTTCTGCAACAGTTTGTCTCCTGACTACAGCCGAGTGTTGCACTAGATCTTGAAGTACATCGACAAAAGGTTCTGTCACTTTGTGCTGTCACTTGCTGAAGTCTTCTAAGAGTCGACAAGAGGTTCTGTCACTTTGTGAAGTCTTCTAGGAGTCGACAAGAAGTTCTATCACTTGGTGAAGTCTCCTAGTGTCGACAAGAGGTTCTGTCACTTGGTGAAGTCTCCAACTTTCTTTTCCTAAGATCGCTTTTTCGTTCTCTTTTTCtgtacttttctctctctctctctctctctctcttcctcagatacattctttttttttttgtttgtttctctttcttattaaatatttttttctctctttttctttctgtacttttttttctccctctctttctcacacactctttctctttttttctctctctctctttctaattATCTATAGCCTGAGATTCTGCGAGCTAGTTTTACATAAGTTCCTAACTACTACATCCTCAGAACACAACTCGAGACGCTCTGGCAAAGCTTGTCTTCTACAAGTACTACCTCTTACGTCAGAAACATTCAGGCATTAGTAATACTATCAGGTGTGACCTTAACCATACGATATGTTCACTCAAGCAAGTCCTCAATAGAAACTTCTCCAATGATGAGCTGACAGAACACATTCTGTGGTACTTCAGTCAAACGCTTTACAGGTTCCctgaagagaaagagaacggAGTCAAACGAAATTATACATATTATTTAGTTGAATCAATGAAGGAAACTGTCAACTTTATAATCCAGTGGCTGAACGATAGTATTGATGAAACAAAGAACAACTATACATACATTAACAACATGAACAACACTAGCATTAACAGCAAGAACAACACAAAACATCAATATCAACAAGAACAACACAAAACACAAATATCCACAACAAGAACAACACTAACATcaacaacaagaacaagaagaagaacaacagccctaagaaaaaaaaacctaaaacccaaaaaattaaataacaaaaacaaaaacaaaaaaaatctaaaacccaaaaaattaaataaaaaaaaacaaaaacaaaaaaaatctaaaacccaaaaaattaaataaaaaaacaaaaacaaagttgaaTCAATAatactaacaaaataaaaaacaatacatttacTTTATACTGTACAGCTCAATACGGGGATGCCCCGGCTCGTCGAATGATCCCACTTTTGAGATTTACATTTGAGATTTACATTTGAAATTTACTTTTGAGATTTACATTTGAGATTTACTTTTGAGATTTACATTTGAGATTTACTTTTGAGATTTACATTTGAGATTTACTTTTGAGATTTACTTTTGAGATTTACTTTTGAGATTTACATTTGAGATTTACTTTTGAGATTTACATTTGAGATTTACTTTTGAGATTTACATTTGAGATTTACTTTTGAGATTTACATTTGAGATTTACTTTTGAGATTTACTTTTGAGATTTACATTTGAGATTCCCATCACCCTTCCGTTTCtgattcttttttgtttttgtttttgtttttaagaaatgtacatttttcatTCAAGACATTGGAAGCTATCATCAgaggcctatatatattatacctagactgaaATAcgaaaacaaattcttatccgataTTAatctcacagacctatatatatatatatatatatacagagagagagattgttatagtaactctttttcaagctgtaagggaagtcaccccgaatctaggaaaatcaaccttttctgtcttagaaaagtaatgatctttagttttcaaagtttagaaataatgcgaAACCATTTTGCGGATTTGTATAGAACAgcctattaatcacagaacaaTAGATTCACGCAAATctatgaaataaagccatttcttGTTAGTTTCTATTGAGACAATGTTcagaaaatcctagatcgaaataattgaAGTCTGTTGATTTCAATCATCTTATGTCCATTTAAATACATTGATTCTAGATTATCTATCTAaatattgcaaaataataattatgagacgaaagtgcccttattttcgatgtttaaatactagatctagatcttaacattaaattatatactacataggttagggttgaaaaaaaaacttgacttcTTACAACTCCTTTATATGACAACGTTTTggttcaacttttaaaaaaagttttcacgacatttttgtgtagtgttagagatgtccatgtccagtctaggtataatgtATGTCCCTGTTTATAATGTACATGACACAACGATATTAATGGATTGTTTCATTCGGTAAACGTTcgcatttaaaatgtatatcaaACATACCTTGCAAAACTATatcttcattttatttattccatTGTTTTTATAATCTGCcgagttatatatttatattgtgatttaaaatagtataaattattttgaaatgaatataaaATTTCCTTCCAAGACAATCTAatcgtattattattattattttcaattattattttaatgaacTTTATATTATTGCGTACTCTCTCGTAGTGCGATCAGTCATGACGATAttatattttgatattaaacatttatattcttCCATTGAATATTGAATGCATTTAGCCATgtacaaaaacatatttttgttatataaatgCCAACCTTATATTTGACGTTTTTATCAGCTCAcgggttttatttttcatgattctgaacaaatgtttaaaactgAAGGTATTTTACAATGTCTACCAAATTTTTGTTAAAGCCAAAGCTGTGTACGTATTACATTACTTCAATGTCCCCATTGTGTTTACTGCCAACTCAGGATAGGACAAAAAGAACTGCTAAaacgtttttatttttattctactCATGTTctgaaaatatataaatatgtgttcAATTGTAATTaagaaaatcaataaattaaaatgaaaagaactgtatcttttttttatattcagttTCGAGGGTGTTCATTTGTTTTTGAAGGTGTGTGGATGATGTATTGAATGTAATCTTCAAGTAGGCTTTTGTTGCTGACACGTGGGCTTTTGTTGCTGACACGTGGGCTTGTGTTGCTCACACGTGGGCTTTTGTTGCTGACACGTGGGCTTTTGTTGCTGACACGTGGGCTTTTGTTGCTGACACGTGGGCTTTTGTTGCTGACACGTGGGCTTTTGTTGCTCACACGTGGGCTTTTGTTGCTAACTTGTGGGCTTTTGTTGCTGACACATGGGCTTTTGTTGCTGACACGTGGGCTTTTGTTGCTGACACGTGGGCTTTTGTTGCTGACACGTGGGCTTTTGTTGCTGACACGTGGGCTTTTGTTGCTGACACGTGGGCTTTTGTTGCTGACACGTGGGCTTTTGTTGCTCACACGTGGGCTTTTGTTGCTGACACGTGGGCTTTTGTTGCTGACACGTGGGCTTTTGTTGCTAACTTGTGGGCTTTTGTTGCTCACACGTGGGCTTTTGTTGCTGACACGTGGGCTTTTGTTGCTAACTTGTGGGCTTTTGTTGCTGACACATGGGCTTTTGTTGCTGACACGTGGGCTTTTGTTGCTGACACGTGGGCTTTTGTTGCTGACACGTGGGCTTTAGTTGCTGACACGTGGGCTTTTGTTGCTGACACGTGGGCTTTTGTTGCTCACACGTGGGCTTTTGTTGCTGACACGTGGGCTTTTGTTGCTAACTTGTGGGCTTTTGTTGCTGACACGTGGGCTTTTGTTGCTGACACGTGGGCTTTTGTTGCTGACACGTGGGCTTTTGTTGCTAACTTGTGGGCTTTTGTTGCTGACACATGGGCTTTTGTTGCTCACACGTGGGCTTTTGTTGCTAACTTGTGGGCTTTTGTTGCTGACACATGGGCTTTTGTTGCTGACACATGGGCTTTTGTTGCTGACACGTGGGCTTTTGTTGCTGACACGTGGGCTTTTGTTGCTCACACATGGGCTTTTGTTGCTGACACGCGAGCTTTTGTTGCTGACACGTGGGCTTTTGTTGCTAACTTGTGGGCTTTTGTTGCTGACACGTAGGCTTTTGTTGCTGACACGTGGGCTTTTGTTGCTCACACGTGGGTTTTTGTTGCTGACACATGGGCTTTTGTTGCTGACAGGTGGGCTTTTGTTGCTGACACGTGGGCTTTTGTTTGTGACAGGTAGGCTTTTGTTGCTGACAGGTGGGCCTTTGTTGCTGACACATGGGCTTTTGTTGCTGACACGTGGGCTTTTGTTGCTGACACATGGGCTTTTGTTGCTGACACGTGGGCTTTTGTTGCTCACACGTGGGCTTTTGTTGCTGACAGGTGGGCTTTTGTTGCTGACATATGGACTATTGTTGCTGACTTGTGGGCTTTTGTTGCTCTGTTGCTTCCTTGTGGGCTTTGTTGCTGACACGTGGGCTTTTGGtgttgacatgtttttttttctgacttgTGAGTGTCCTGACTTGCTTTGAGAGTAGTGTTGTTCTCACAATAAATTAGACTTTCGTCTCTGAAAGTATTGCAGACTCTGCAGGTTCCGAGTTGCTCTTTATAGCAACACAGATATAATACATTCCAGTACTGGTCATAATTACTATGGCATAACGCCATTTATCGTTCAGAGGTAAGTTACCAGACGTCCGGCAAAAGGAGGCCATATCTGTCTGGCCGTTGTTATCTCTAATTGTGAAAATGTCCGACTTTTTTCCACTGTTGTTTACTGCAATAACATACAATTAATTAAACGAATGTAAAACTTATACGACGTTTCTCTGGTTTAAATACAAACACTTGATTAACATAGGAGGTCAAAAGATGTTAAGTAACCAGCaggaaacagaaagagagaatgtgCTTTCACAGTTGAAAACTGTGTGTAAGAAGCTGACCGTAGGTATTGGATGTCCAGCTCACATTCTTCACAGCAACACGCAACATGGTGAGGACTTTCTGCCAGTAGAGGCTGAAGCTATTGGGCTAAAGTGTTCAACTACTTTTCTATGTAAACTGTTTGCACAGAGGCTTGGAAAGATTTCTGTCGATTTGTGCAAACTAATTATCAGCAGCTGCTATAGCTCTTGCAAAACTAGATAGCTGTCACGAGACGGCCTGGGGATTGTGGTTTGTGGTGCGGCGTTATGCCTACCAATATCCCGTGGTTCGCCTGTCTTGGGGAAAAGGCTTTTAATAGGTCGTCACCAAGAGACTTGCTCTGTGGAGTGAATAGTTGTAGGCACACTATGGACAGAAGAACAAGTTTCGTCCTCAATCATACGTCAGTTGACCTCGTGGTCATGCGATCGTCTGACGAGATGTCTTCGCACAGAGTATCAAcaaaactttgtaaataaatatgagtGTTACAATCAAAGAGGACTTTTGTTTTGAGCAACAATGTTTCCTAGCAGGCCTGCGACGGTCGCGTTGAATGAAAGAGACATCTTCCTTGAAAATGGAAAAGTTGAGATAATGTATACTCATGTGTCCAAGAGACAGGAGAACAATATAGGCAATGTGAGAATATACAGTATGGGGGGAGGTAACAGTGACAGGAGAACAATATAGGCAATGTGAGAATATACAGTATGGGGGGAGGTAACAGAGACAGGAGAACAATATAGGCAATGTGAGAATATACAGTATGGGGGGAGGTAACAGAGACAGGAGAACAATATAGGCAATGTGAGAATATACAGTATGGGGGGAGGTAACAGAGACAGGAGAACAATATAGGCAATGTGAGAATATACAGTATGGGGGGAGGTAACAGTGACAGGAGAACAATATAGGCAATGTGAGAATATACAGTATGGGGGGAGGTAACAGAGACAGGAGAACAATATAGGCAATGTGAGAATATACAGTATGGGGGGAGGTAACAGAGACAGGAGAACAATATAGGCAATGTGAGAATATACAGTATGGGGGGAGGTAACAGAGACAGGAGAACAATATAGGCAATGTGAGAATATACAGTATGGGGGGAGGTAACAGTGACAGGAGAACAATATAGGCAATGTGAGAATATACAGTATGGGGGGAGGTAACAGTGACAGGAGAACAATATAGGCAATGTGAGAATATACAGTATGGGGGGAGGTAACAGAGACAGGAGAACAATATAGGCAATGTGAGAATATACAGTATGGGGAGAGGTAACAGTGACAGGAGAACAATATAGGCAATGTGAGAATATACA is a genomic window containing:
- the LOC129925258 gene encoding neuroblast differentiation-associated protein AHNAK-like → MSTPKAHVSATKPTRKQQSNKSPQVSNNSPYVSNKSPPVSNKSPRVSNKSPRVSNKSPCVSNKSPRVSNKSPCVSNKGPPVSNKSLPVTNKSPRVSNKSPPVSNKSPCVSNKNPRVSNKSPRVSNKSLRVSNKSPQVSNKSPRVSNKSSRVSNKSPCVSNKSPRVSNKSPRVSNKSPCVSNKSPCVSNKSPQVSNKSPRVSNKSPCVSNKSPQVSNKSPRVSNKSPRVSNKSPRVSNKSPQVSNKSPRVSNKSPRVSNKSPRVSNKSPLSNKSPRVSNKSPRVSNKSPQVSNKSPRVSNKSPRVSNKSPRVSNKSPRVSNKSPRVSNKSPRVSNKSPRVSNKSPRVSNKSPRVSNKSPCVSNKSPQVSNKSPRVSNKSPRVSNKSPRVSNKSPRVSNKSPRVSNKSPRVSNTSPRVSNKSPRVSNKSLLEDYIQYIIHTPSKTNEHPRN